A genomic region of Manihot esculenta cultivar AM560-2 chromosome 15, M.esculenta_v8, whole genome shotgun sequence contains the following coding sequences:
- the LOC110601272 gene encoding gibberellin 2-beta-dioxygenase: MVVLSQTALDHYSAIKTCKPTGLFSGIPVINLTDPDAKTLIVEACQEFGFFKLVNHGVPFEFMTRLEALAINFFNLPQSEKDKVGPPDPFGYGNKRIGPNGDVGWIEYLLLNTNPQITSHKTLSIFQENPQIFRSAVEDYILAVKRMAYEVLELIADGLGIEPRNVLSKLLSDEKSDSCFRLNYYPPCPELQALSGRNLIGFGEHTDPQIISVLRSNNTTGLQICLRDGTWVSVPPDQTSFFINVGDALQVMTNGRFKSVKHRVLADTMKSRISMIYFGGPPLSEKIAALPSLLAEGEESLYEQFTWCEYKNSAYKSRLADYRLGLFEKKLQSILANV; this comes from the exons ATGGTGGTTCTGTCACAGACAGCATTAGACCATTACTCTGCAATCAAAACATGCAAGCCTACAGGCTTGTTCTCTGGGATTCCTGTCATAAACCTCACAGACCCTGATGCCAAGACTCTCATAGTTGAGGCTTGTCAGGAGTTTGGCTTCTTCAAGTTGGTTAATCATGGAGTCCCATTTGAGTTCATGACCAGATTAGAAGCTCTGGCTATCAACTTCTTCAACCTTCCTCAGTCTGAGAAAGATAAGGTTGGCCCTCCTGACCCTTTTGGTTATGGCAACAAGAGAATTGGTCCTAATGGTGATGTTGGTTGGATTGAATATCTCCTCCTCAATACCAATCCTCAAATCACTTCCCACAAGACTCTCTCCATTTTCCAGGAAAACCCACAAATTTTCCG CTCTGCTGTGGAAGATTATATATTGGCAGTAAAGAGAATGGCCTATGAAGTACTGGAATTGATTGCTGATGGACTGGGGATTGAGCCAAGGAATGTGCTGAGTAAGCTGCTGAGTGATGAGAAGAGTGACTCGTGCTTCAGGCTAAACTATTATCCGCCATGCCCAGAGCTGCAAGCATTGAGCGGTAGAAATTTGATTGGGTTTGGGGAGCACACAGACCCACAGATAATTTCTGTCTTAAGATCTAACAACACAACTGGCCTGCAAATCTGTCTGAGAGATGGGACTTGGGTTTCAGTCCCACCTGATCAGACCTCCTTTTTTATCAATGTTGGTGATGCCTTGCAG GTAATGACCAACGGAAGGTTTAAGAGTGTGAAGCACAGAGTTCTAGCTGACACAATGAAATCAAGAATTTCAATGATCTATTTTGGTGGTCCACCTCTGAGTGAAAAGATTGCAGCTTTGCCATCTCTACTGGCAGAAGGAGAAGAAAGCTTGTATGAGCAGTTCACATGGTGTGAATACAAAAACTCAGCATACAAGTCAAGGTTGGCTGATTACAGGCTTGGGCTTTTTGAAAAAAAACTGCAGTCCATTTTAGCTAATGTTTAG